One Desulfovibrio fairfieldensis genomic window carries:
- the rdgC gene encoding recombination-associated protein RdgC — MGFANSTCSFTRFRILDPVSSELWQQIPDKLKQSAFRDIDDIPEMQAQGWVSFEDMLDSEWAAAPPQKGAYIVFSLRLDMRRIPAGVVKKHLALALRQEKERMREQNKTFISRERKKELKEQVMLRLRQRFLPVPGEFNVLWATDKNEVWFASTQNKMIDLFMEEFLKTFELHLEQLTPYNLAAAMLDEESLIRLDQLEATQFALLT; from the coding sequence ATGGGCTTTGCCAACAGCACCTGCAGTTTTACCCGGTTCCGTATTCTGGACCCCGTGTCCTCCGAGCTCTGGCAGCAGATTCCAGATAAGCTCAAGCAATCCGCCTTTCGCGACATTGACGATATCCCTGAAATGCAGGCTCAGGGCTGGGTCAGCTTTGAGGATATGCTGGATTCGGAATGGGCCGCCGCACCGCCTCAGAAAGGAGCTTATATCGTCTTTTCCCTGCGCCTGGACATGCGGCGCATTCCGGCGGGCGTGGTGAAAAAGCATCTGGCCCTGGCCCTGCGCCAGGAAAAAGAGCGTATGCGCGAACAGAACAAGACCTTTATCTCCCGTGAACGCAAAAAGGAACTCAAGGAGCAGGTCATGCTGCGCCTGCGTCAGCGTTTCCTGCCGGTGCCGGGCGAATTCAACGTGCTTTGGGCCACGGACAAAAATGAAGTCTGGTTCGCCTCCACACAGAATAAGATGATCGACCTCTTCATGGAGGAATTTCTGAAAACCTTTGAGTTGCATCTGGAGCAACTGACGCCGTATAATCTGGCGGCCGCCATGCTGGACGAGGAAAGCCTCATCCGTCTGGACCAGCTTGAAGCAACCCAATTCGCGCTGCTCACCTAG
- a CDS encoding pseudouridine synthase: protein MFGKSRPHTVSTRRPSQAPRTHAADRADVRRAASAPPESATRDYVTNGVRLNKAIAAAGLCSRRKADELILAGQVRINGTLEENPARRVLPGDRIAVNDRELAAAQEYYYLLLHKPVQTVCTVNDPEGRPTVMAYLPPEVRHLRLYPVGRLDYFSEGLLLLTNDGELAQRLTHPRHHQPKTYEVLIRGSVPETALAVMRRGMRLDEGQALLPVDVEAKTAENGNTLLRMVLRQGVNRQIRRMCRDLGLTILRLRRVAQGPLALGSLKPGAARALAPGEVAGLRQSVGLPSQV from the coding sequence ATGTTCGGAAAATCAAGGCCTCACACCGTCTCCACACGACGCCCGTCACAGGCGCCGCGCACGCATGCCGCCGACCGGGCTGATGTTCGCCGCGCCGCAAGCGCGCCGCCGGAAAGTGCAACCAGGGACTATGTGACAAACGGCGTGCGCCTGAACAAGGCCATTGCCGCCGCCGGTCTGTGCTCACGGCGCAAGGCCGACGAGCTTATTCTTGCGGGTCAGGTACGGATCAACGGCACTCTGGAGGAAAATCCGGCCCGGCGTGTACTGCCCGGTGATCGCATCGCGGTCAATGACCGGGAGCTCGCCGCCGCTCAAGAATATTATTATCTGTTGCTGCACAAACCCGTGCAGACGGTCTGCACGGTGAATGATCCCGAGGGGCGGCCCACGGTCATGGCATATCTGCCGCCCGAGGTGCGTCATCTGCGGCTCTATCCCGTGGGACGCCTGGATTATTTTTCAGAAGGCCTGCTGCTGCTGACCAATGACGGCGAACTGGCCCAACGGCTTACTCATCCCCGGCATCACCAGCCCAAGACCTATGAGGTGCTGATTCGCGGGTCTGTGCCGGAAACGGCTCTGGCGGTCATGCGCCGGGGCATGCGCCTGGACGAAGGCCAAGCCTTGCTGCCGGTGGATGTGGAAGCGAAAACGGCTGAGAACGGCAATACCCTGTTGCGCATGGTATTACGCCAAGGCGTCAATCGCCAGATACGGCGCATGTGCCGGGATCTGGGCCTGACTATTCTGCGTCTGCGCCGCGTGGCTCAGGGGCCATTGGCTTTGGGCAGCCTTAAGCCGGGCGCTGCCAGGGCATTGGCCCCCGGAGAAGTGGCCGGTCTCAGGCAAAGCGTCGGCTTGCCGTCCCAAGTGTAA